DNA sequence from the Hyalangium ruber genome:
CTCGGCCTTGGCAACGAACAGGCGACGCTTGAGCAGCTCCAACTCCAGCCGTAGCCGCTCATGCGAAGCACGCAGCACGTCCCGCTCGCTCTCCAACTGAGCGCTGCGCTGCCGCTCAGCGCTCAGCGCTCAGCAGCGCTTCAAGCTCGGCGATGCGCGCCAGCGTCGCGGCAGTGGGCTCCTGCAGGGGCACCTCGGCCTTGTAACCCCTCACCTCCGCGCTGTCGATACCTACCTCATAGGTAGGCGACCAGCGCGTGCAGCCCGCTCCACACCGTCCTCAATGCGGACGAGCTCCTCGACGCGGCGCCTCCACTCGCAGCCCGTCCAGCAACTCCTCCAGCACGTGCTCCTCCACCACCAGGTGGGCGGCTCCTTGCTCCAGCCCTTGCGGTACCTGGAAGCAGCCCTGGTCCAGCCGCTTGTAGAACAGGCACAGCCCCGTCCCATCGTAGAAGAGCACCTTGAGCGCCGTACGCCGCTTGCCGAAGAACACGAACAAAGCTCCGCTGCGCGCCGGGCGCTCCAGTCGTGTCTCCACCAACCCAGCCAGCCGCTCGAATCCCCAGCGCAAGTCAATGGGCTCCAGCCCAACGAATATCTCCACGCCGTGCGGAATCATCGCGCCAGGCTCCCTCTGCTGGCCCCGAGCGCCTCCAGCGCCACCCCCACGGTGGCCACCTGCGCTCCAGCCGGCACCAGCACTCGGGCTCCCTGCACTTCGATGATGACCGCCACCGACCGCGCCGCGGCCTCAGCCGGCTGCGGGGCTGGCGGCTGAGGGCCACCCACCAACCTCACCAGGGGCATTGCTCCTTCCTCTCGTGCTGGCTCCGCCAGTCGACTCGACCACCGGTAGAGCGTGCCGGCCGTAAACTCCTGGCCCTTGCAGTACTCCCCGGCGCTCTGACCGCTGGCGCGCCAGTCCTCCACCCGCTTCTTCCACACCTCGATGTCTGCCATGCGCCCCACCTTGCTCGCTCTGGCTCAGCTACTCCAGACGGGGCTCATGCAGCGGATACGCGGCGTGGACCGTGCTGATTAGCAGCCGGTCTCGACCGCGCCGATGTCCGGCGCTCCACCGCAGAACGGCAGGCCCACGTTCGTGCCCTGGTCCACCGCCGGGGCCGCCTGGGGCTGGAACTCCGCCGACAGCTGCGGGTCCGCCGACGTCGAGGTGAGATCGCCCGTTGTCTCCTTGAACAGATCCAGCCCCACCTCCGAGCCCCCCGCCTTGAACTGGGCGTTCGTCGGGAAGAGGTTGAACCCCATCTTCATCCCCGGACGCTGACCGCCCAGGTTCACCGCCAGCGCGGCGTCGAT
Encoded proteins:
- the tnpB gene encoding IS66 family insertion sequence element accessory protein TnpB (TnpB, as the term is used for proteins encoded by IS66 family insertion elements, is considered an accessory protein, since TnpC, encoded by a neighboring gene, is a DDE family transposase.), whose protein sequence is MIPHGVEIFVGLEPIDLRWGFERLAGLVETRLERPARSGALFVFFGKRRTALKVLFYDGTGLCLFYKRLDQGCFQVPQGLEQGAAHLVVEEHVLEELLDGLRVEAPRRGARPH
- the tnpA gene encoding IS66 family insertion sequence element accessory protein TnpA; amino-acid sequence: MADIEVWKKRVEDWRASGQSAGEYCKGQEFTAGTLYRWSSRLAEPAREEGAMPLVRLVGGPQPPAPQPAEAAARSVAVIIEVQGARVLVPAGAQVATVGVALEALGASRGSLAR